A window of the Procambarus clarkii isolate CNS0578487 chromosome 19, FALCON_Pclarkii_2.0, whole genome shotgun sequence genome harbors these coding sequences:
- the LOC138349502 gene encoding cuticle protein 16.8-like codes for MNAYLVVLLGVAALVAARPDISLEDIHQDQAIGKDNTITGSYSWTSPEGVEYFVKYIADKDGYRVLESNAVPVTADGVKADGRQGSFVSSEEDDDRK; via the exons ATGAACGCTTAC TTGGTAGTCCTCCTGGGTGTGGCCGCCCTGGTCGCCGCCCGCCCAGACATCAGCCTGGAGGACATTCACCAGGACCAAGCGATAGGCAAGGACAACACCATCACCGGCTCCTACAG CTGGACGTCACCTGAAGGCGTGGAATATTTCGTCAAGTACATCGCTGACAAAGACGGTTACCGCGTCTTGGAGTCCAACGCCGTCCCCGTCACCGCTGACGGCGTCAAGGCCGACGGTAGACAGGGATCCTTCGTGTCCTCTGAGGAAGACGACGACAGGAAGTAA
- the LOC138349503 gene encoding cuticle protein 16.8-like, whose product MNSYLVVLLGVAALVAARPDISLEDIHQDQAIGKDNTITGSYSWTSPEGVEYFVKYIADKDGYRVLESNAVPVTADGVKADGRQGSFVSSEEDDDRK is encoded by the exons ATGAACTCTTAC TTGGTAGTCCTCCTGGGTGTGGCCGCCCTGGTCGCCGCCCGCCCAGACATCAGCCTGGAGGACATTCACCAGGACCAAGCGATAGGCAAGGACAACACCATCACCGGCTCCTACAG CTGGACGTCCCCTGAAGGCGTGGAATATTTCGTCAAGTACATCGCTGACAAAGACGGTTACCGCGTCCTGGAGTCCAACGCCGTCCCCGTCACCGCTGACGGCGTCAAGGCCGACGGTAGACAGGGATCCTTCGTGTCCTCTGAGGAAGACGACGACAGGAAGTAA
- the LOC123757720 gene encoding cuticle protein 16.8-like — protein sequence MKTYVLVLLGVVALVAARPDVDLDEIHQEQNIDDDNTITGSYRWTSPEGVEYFVKYIADEDGYRVLESNAVPATADGVRADGAQGSFVSSEDDDDDDRK from the exons ATGAAGACTTAT GTACTCGTCCTCCTGGGTGTGGTCGCCCTGGTCGCCGCCAGACCTGACGTTGACCTCGACGAAATCCACCAAGAGCAGaacatcgacgacgacaacaccatcaCCGGCTCCTACAG GTGGACGTCTCCTGAAGGCGTGGAATACTTCGTCAAGTACATCGCTGACGAAGACGGTTACCGCGTCCTGGAGTCCAACGCCGTTCCCGCCACCGCTGACGGCGTCAGGGCTGACGGCGCTCAGGGATCCTTCGTGTCCTCcgaggacgacgacgacgacgacaggaagtaa